The window CTTGCCGAGGAAGCGTTCCGTCACCTTGTCGACGGTCACGTTGTACGGCGTGATGATGTGCGCGTTACCGCTGATCAGGAGCTTGGACGTGTCGACGCCACGCTCGTTCAGACCGCTCAGCTCGGAGAGCAGGACCGACGGGTCGACGACGACTCCGTTGCCGATGACCGGCGTACAACCGGGCGAGAGGATTCCGGAAGGGAGCAGGTGGAGTGCATACTTCTGGTCGCCCACGACGACCGTGTGGCCGGCGTTGTTGCCGCCCTGGTATCGCACTACATAGTCCACCGAGCCACCGAGCAGGTCGGTCGCCTTTCCCTTGCCTTCGTCACCCCACTGAGCACCGAGCAGCACAAGTGCGGGCACGCGCGTACACCCCTTCCGGGCGGGGCATGTCCAAGGTCGGGGGCGTGGGCGTAAGGTTCACCGCCGCGTGCCACAGCGACCGCCGTTGGTCGCACAACCGTCGGACCGGATGCCCCGGAATAGACGAAGCCCCTGGCGCAATAGCGCAAGGGGCTCTTGCACAAAGATGCTACCCGAGGAAGCGAGGCAGGACCGAGGTGGCGACCTTCGCGACGTCCGATCAGCTGCTGGTGATCATCGATCCGGCGGCACGGCAGGCGGACGGGGAGTCCGTACGGATCGCGAAAGACGTGCTCAGCGCGGGTGCGACGGCCAAGGTGTGCCTGCCGGAGGGGCCCGAGGAATTCGCCCGCGCACTCGGCCGCAGGGGGGCCCGGCGGCCGGTCGTGGTGGGCGACGACCGCGCCCTGGTGCGTGCGGTGACCCTGTTGCACCGCCGGCGGGAGCTGGCCGGATGCGCGCTGGCGATGGTCCCGGTGGGTGACACCACCCTCGCGGAGTCCCTCGGGGTGCCCGGCGGGACCGTGGCGGCGGCGCGGGCCGTGCTGGACGGGTCCGAGCGGCGCCTGGACCTGCTGGTCGACGACAGCGACGGGGTGGTGCTGGGCGCGCTGGGCATTCCGCCCACGCCGGTGCGGGGGGCCGCCGCCGAGCCGATGGCCGTCCCCGTGGGCCGCCCCTGGCTGCGGACGACGTACCGCTCCCTGGTCCGCACCCTGGCCCCCCGCCCCACCCGGCTGTCGGCCGTGCCCTCGCCCGGGCCGGCCCGGCTGCGGGTCGAGGTCGACGGTGAGACGGTCGTGGACCTGGACCAGCCGGTCGAGGCGGTGTCGGTGACGCCGCGCACGGGCGGGGTGGCCTCGGTGGAGGTACGCCCCCTGTCGCTGGGCGCGGCGGCGCCCCCCCTACTGGCCTCCGGGCGCACGGTGACGGTCGTGGGCGCCGACTTCCGCTACCGGGCGGACGCGGCGGTCTCCGGCCCCGTACGACGCCGGACCTGGACCGTACGGGAGGCCGCCTGGTCGCTCACCCTGCCCGCCGGCCGCTGAGCAGCCGAGGGGGCAGTCAGCCCACCTCCACGTGCAGTCCCTCCAGCCCCCGGATCACGAAGTTCGGCTTGCGTCGGGGCTCCGCGGCCAGGGTCAGGGTCGGGGCCCGCTCCAGGAGGGCCGTCATCGACGCGGCCAGTTCGATGCGGGCCAGGGGGGCGCCGATGCAGTAGTGGATGCCCGCGCTGAAGGAGATGTGCGGGTTGTCCGCGCGGGCGAGGTCCAGGCGGCCGGGGTCGGCGAAGACGGCCGGGTCGTGGTTGGCGGAGCCGAAGAGCATGGCGATCTCCGTGCCGCGGGGGATCACCGTGCCGTCGATCTCGATGTCGTCCAGCACCCAGCGCTCGAAGAGCTGGAGCGGGGTGTCGTAGCGCATCAGCTCCTCGATCGCGGACGGGACCAGGGAGTGGTCGGCGCGCAGGGCCGCGAGCTGGCCGGGGTTGCGGAACAGCGCCCACCAGCCGTTCACCGTGGCGTTGACCGTCGCCTCGTGGCCGGCGTTCAGGAGCAGCACCGCCGTGGAGATCATTTCCTGCTCGGTGAGGCGGTCGCCGTCGTCGTGCGCCGCGATCAGGCCCGAGATCAGGTCCTCCCCCGGCTCCTCGCGCCGGGCCGCGATCAGCTCCCG of the Streptomyces sp. 1222.5 genome contains:
- a CDS encoding diacylglycerol kinase, with the protein product MATFATSDQLLVIIDPAARQADGESVRIAKDVLSAGATAKVCLPEGPEEFARALGRRGARRPVVVGDDRALVRAVTLLHRRRELAGCALAMVPVGDTTLAESLGVPGGTVAAARAVLDGSERRLDLLVDDSDGVVLGALGIPPTPVRGAAAEPMAVPVGRPWLRTTYRSLVRTLAPRPTRLSAVPSPGPARLRVEVDGETVVDLDQPVEAVSVTPRTGGVASVEVRPLSLGAAAPPLLASGRTVTVVGADFRYRADAAVSGPVRRRTWTVREAAWSLTLPAGR
- a CDS encoding cytochrome P450, producing the protein MAGPLDLAFDPWDPAFLADPYPAYAELRAHGRVVRYEPTDQWLVPHHADVSALLRDRRLGRTYQHRFSHEDFGRTAPPPAHEPFHTLNDHGMLDLEPPDHTRIRRLVSKAFTPRTVERLRPYVHGLAHDLVAALVEDGGGDLLTDVAEPLPVAVIAEMLGIPEADRAQLRPWSAAICGMYELNPPEDTAARAVRASVEFSDYLRELIAARREEPGEDLISGLIAAHDDGDRLTEQEMISTAVLLLNAGHEATVNATVNGWWALFRNPGQLAALRADHSLVPSAIEELMRYDTPLQLFERWVLDDIEIDGTVIPRGTEIAMLFGSANHDPAVFADPGRLDLARADNPHISFSAGIHYCIGAPLARIELAASMTALLERAPTLTLAAEPRRKPNFVIRGLEGLHVEVG